One Paraburkholderia dioscoreae DNA segment encodes these proteins:
- the grxC gene encoding glutaredoxin 3: protein MNKVIMYSTQVCPYCQMAERLLKSRGVEHVEKVLIDKDPARREEMMTRTGRRTVPQVFIGETHVGGYDDLSALDRAGGLMPLLEATA, encoded by the coding sequence GTGAACAAAGTGATCATGTACAGCACCCAGGTGTGCCCGTATTGCCAGATGGCCGAACGTCTTTTAAAGTCGCGCGGCGTCGAGCACGTTGAAAAGGTACTGATCGACAAAGACCCGGCCCGCCGTGAAGAAATGATGACCCGGACCGGTCGCCGCACGGTGCCGCAAGTGTTCATCGGCGAGACGCATGTCGGCGGGTACGATGACCTTTCTGCGCTCGATCGCGCGGGCGGTCTGATGCCGCTGCTCGAAGCAACCGCCTGA
- the secB gene encoding protein-export chaperone SecB: MSDENNQPFFNIQRIYLKDMSLEQPNSPGIFLEQEMPSVEVEVDVKAERLADTVFEILVTGTVTAKVSDKVAFLIEAKQAGIFDIRNIPAEQIDPLVGIACPTILFPYLRSNIADAITRAGFPPIHLAEINFQALYEQRLAQMGGQDSAAQNGVTH; the protein is encoded by the coding sequence ATGTCCGACGAGAATAACCAGCCGTTCTTCAACATCCAGCGTATCTATCTGAAGGACATGTCGCTCGAGCAGCCGAACTCGCCGGGCATCTTCCTCGAGCAGGAAATGCCCTCGGTCGAAGTCGAAGTCGACGTGAAGGCCGAGCGCCTCGCCGACACCGTGTTCGAAATCCTCGTCACGGGCACGGTCACCGCCAAGGTGTCGGACAAGGTTGCGTTCCTGATCGAAGCCAAGCAAGCCGGTATTTTCGATATCCGCAACATTCCCGCTGAGCAGATCGACCCGCTGGTCGGCATTGCCTGCCCGACCATTCTGTTCCCGTACCTGCGCTCGAATATCGCCGACGCGATCACCCGCGCCGGTTTCCCGCCGATCCATCTCGCCGAAATCAACTTCCAGGCGCTGTACGAGCAACGCCTCGCGCAGATGGGCGGCCAGGACAGCGCGGCGCAAAACGGCGTCACGCACTAA
- a CDS encoding NAD(P)H-dependent glycerol-3-phosphate dehydrogenase: MKVAVLGAGAWGTALAGHLAVRHDTVLWARQPALIADLRTSHENARYLAGVALPPALRYETDLNAALDHALADDALCVVATPVAGLRGLFRAMRDAGKVPAHVVWLCKGFEADSQLMPHQVVAAELPEHGSNGVLSGPSFAREVGQGLPVALTIASASAACRERTVAAFHHGAMRIYTGDDVVGVEVGGAVKNVLAIATGIADGLGLGLNARAALITRGLAEMSRLGVTLGGRAETFTGLTGLGDLILTATGDLSRNRTVGLQLAAGRTLDDILGGLGHVAEGVRCAQAVLAIARAHAIEMPITQAVCAVLFDGVAPRDAVSALLRRDSKAER; the protein is encoded by the coding sequence ATGAAGGTTGCAGTCCTTGGCGCCGGCGCATGGGGCACCGCGCTCGCCGGCCATCTGGCCGTACGGCACGACACGGTGTTGTGGGCGCGCCAGCCCGCGCTCATTGCCGATCTCCGCACTTCGCACGAAAACGCCCGCTATCTGGCGGGCGTTGCCTTGCCGCCGGCGCTTCGCTATGAAACGGATCTGAACGCGGCGCTCGACCACGCGCTCGCCGACGACGCGTTATGCGTCGTGGCAACGCCCGTGGCCGGACTGCGCGGCCTGTTTCGGGCCATGCGCGACGCGGGCAAAGTCCCGGCGCATGTGGTATGGCTGTGCAAAGGTTTTGAAGCCGATTCGCAGTTGATGCCGCATCAGGTGGTCGCGGCCGAACTGCCGGAGCACGGCAGCAACGGCGTGCTGTCCGGTCCGAGTTTCGCGCGTGAAGTCGGGCAGGGCTTGCCGGTCGCGTTGACCATTGCCAGTGCTTCGGCCGCGTGCCGCGAGCGCACGGTCGCAGCGTTCCATCACGGCGCCATGCGCATCTACACCGGCGACGACGTCGTCGGCGTGGAAGTGGGCGGCGCGGTGAAAAACGTGCTCGCCATTGCAACGGGTATCGCCGATGGACTCGGGCTCGGTCTGAACGCACGTGCGGCATTGATCACGCGCGGCCTCGCTGAAATGTCGCGTCTCGGCGTGACGCTCGGCGGACGTGCGGAAACGTTCACTGGGCTGACCGGCCTGGGCGATCTGATCCTGACCGCCACCGGCGATCTGTCGCGCAATCGCACAGTCGGCCTGCAACTCGCCGCGGGCCGCACGCTGGACGATATTCTCGGCGGCCTCGGTCACGTGGCCGAAGGCGTGCGTTGCGCGCAGGCGGTCCTTGCGATTGCCCGCGCTCATGCCATCGAGATGCCTATCACGCAGGCGGTCTGTGCCGTTCTATTCGACGGCGTGGCTCCGCGCGACGCCGTCAGCGCCCTGCTGCGGCGCGACTCCAAAGCTGAAAGATAA
- the trmL gene encoding tRNA (uridine(34)/cytosine(34)/5-carboxymethylaminomethyluridine(34)-2'-O)-methyltransferase TrmL, whose protein sequence is MFNVVLVEPEIPPNTGNVIRLCANTGARLHLIEPLGFPLDDARMRRAGLDYHEYAQMNVHADWPAFIAKESPDPARMFAFTTRGSGRFHERAFQSGDWFVFGAETRGLPDLVLDQFASEQRVRLPMRPGNRSLNLSNTVAVVVFEAWRQTGFEGGA, encoded by the coding sequence ATGTTCAATGTCGTTCTCGTAGAACCGGAAATCCCGCCGAACACCGGCAACGTGATCCGCCTGTGCGCCAATACCGGCGCCCGGTTGCATCTGATCGAACCGCTCGGCTTTCCGCTCGACGACGCCAGAATGCGCCGCGCCGGCCTCGACTATCACGAGTACGCGCAAATGAACGTGCATGCCGACTGGCCGGCATTCATCGCCAAAGAATCGCCGGACCCGGCGCGCATGTTCGCCTTCACTACGCGCGGCTCGGGCCGTTTTCACGAGCGCGCGTTTCAATCCGGCGACTGGTTCGTGTTCGGCGCCGAAACGCGCGGCCTGCCCGACCTGGTGCTCGACCAGTTCGCCAGCGAACAGCGCGTGCGCCTGCCCATGCGTCCAGGCAACCGCAGCCTGAACCTATCGAATACCGTCGCTGTCGTGGTGTTCGAAGCCTGGCGTCAGACCGGCTTTGAAGGCGGCGCCTGA
- a CDS encoding ComF family protein produces the protein MPFRSISSFSGSRFARFARTVHSAWPRVAQAALPNLCALCGNLSHTTICAGCDAAYWNEGRLRCTVCAVPLSVTRWAARTQYRCADCASEPPPFDATFALADYRAPLDTLAVGLKFRARLMLAHEFGRRLARLAQDSWLELAEWPDAIAPVPLARKRLIERGYNQAWQIARPLARALHVRSDATLLHRVIHTAPQSRLDLDARRLNVGRAFKVAGSVQGLHVGIVDDVMTTGATLEALARTLKAAGARRVTNFVALRTPKN, from the coding sequence ATGCCATTCCGGTCCATTTCGTCGTTTTCCGGCAGCCGGTTCGCGCGTTTTGCGCGCACCGTGCATTCCGCATGGCCGCGCGTCGCACAGGCTGCGCTGCCGAATCTGTGCGCGTTATGCGGCAATTTGTCGCATACGACAATTTGCGCCGGTTGCGACGCGGCCTACTGGAATGAAGGACGGTTGCGATGCACCGTCTGCGCGGTGCCGTTATCCGTCACGCGATGGGCGGCCCGCACGCAGTACCGGTGCGCAGATTGCGCCAGCGAGCCGCCGCCGTTCGACGCCACCTTCGCCCTTGCCGACTACCGGGCGCCGCTCGACACCTTGGCGGTCGGCCTGAAATTCCGCGCCCGCCTGATGTTGGCGCACGAGTTCGGGCGACGCCTTGCGCGTCTTGCACAGGACTCCTGGCTGGAGCTTGCCGAATGGCCCGATGCGATAGCGCCCGTGCCGCTTGCCAGAAAACGCCTCATCGAGCGCGGCTATAACCAGGCATGGCAGATCGCGAGGCCATTGGCTCGCGCGCTACACGTGCGCAGCGACGCCACCTTGCTGCATCGGGTGATTCACACCGCGCCGCAGTCGCGCCTCGATCTCGACGCCCGCCGTCTGAACGTTGGCCGCGCCTTCAAGGTTGCGGGATCCGTGCAAGGCCTGCACGTCGGCATTGTCGACGATGTGATGACGACCGGCGCGACGCTCGAAGCGTTGGCACGCACGCTCAAGGCCGCCGGTGCGCGGCGGGTCACCAACTTCGTCGCGCTGCGCACGCCGAAAAACTAG